A genomic segment from Danio aesculapii chromosome 17, fDanAes4.1, whole genome shotgun sequence encodes:
- the LOC130244374 gene encoding coiled-coil domain-containing protein 42 homolog produces MEADLLELRLENRRKNVFVTQPQPEESREPESDGQLKLIPIITQSPSMILESGVRTLQCTLVLKKREELDNIDTHLTHTRAQIHQRMRSLTERRELLQRAQEESRQRAERFQRFVEENELKRRRAMKKFQMEKQQSQSKEEEREELANQMERLQDRRMRLRERVSRYQIFEEFLMKTLDLLPDNYLGLGTDLVAPIIRRYETLSISRQDLLQQLQRLTDQMKTDHNQLDTLKEQHNTYKLMTNQDLSDLQTQLDQMTERNKQLEMSLQLQQAQSRDQVEELGRVLLAVRNLAEQCQLSHYGPLQDMNTSTMMDMIKEYMVDKADLEDRAMRLAADSGRKEQKKTQKKNSSRTQKSSQQ; encoded by the exons ATGGAGGCGGATCTGCTGGAGCTCCGGCTGGAGAACCGGAGGAAGAACGTGTTCGTGACGCAGCCGCAGCCGGAGGAGAGCAG agagcCAGAGAGCGATGGCCAGCTCAAACTCATCCCCATCATCACACAG tcTCCCAGCATGATCCTGGAGTCTGGAGTGAGGACGCTGCAGTGCACACTGGTGTTGAAGAAGAGAGAGGAGCTGGACAACATCGAcacacacctgacacacacacgaGCGCAGATACACCAGCGCATGAGGAGCCTGACGGAGAGACGAGAGCTACTGCAGCGCGCACAGGAggag AGCAGACAGAGAGCAGAGCGCTTCCAGAGGTTTGTGGAGGAGAACGAGCTGAAGCGCAGGAGAGCCATGAAGAAGTTCCAGATGGAGAAACAGCAGAGCCAGAGCAAGGAGGAGGAGAGAGAAGAGCTGGCCAATCAGATGGAGCGACTGCAGGACAG GCGGATGCGTCTGAGGGAGCGGGTCAGCAGATATCAGATATTCGAGGAGTTCCTGATGAAGACTCTGGATTTACTTCCTGACA ACTATCTAGGGTTGGGTACAGACCTGGTGGCGCCCATCATCAGACGCTACGAGACGCTCAGCATCAGCCGACAGGATCTCCTGCAGCAGTTACAGCGGCTGACGGACCAGATGAAGACCGACCACAACCAGCTGGACACACTCAAGGAGCAGCACAACACATACAAACTG atgACGAACCAGGATCTGTCGGACCTGCAGACACAGCTGGATCAGATGACGGAGAGGAACAAACAGCTGGAGATGAGTCTTCAGCTGCAGCAGGCCCAGTCCAGAGATCAG gtggagGAGCTGGGCCGGGTCCTGCTGGCGGTCAGGAATCTGGCAGAACAGTGTCAGCTCAGCCACTACGGGCCTCTGCAGGACATGAACACCAGCACCATGATGGACATGATaaag GAGTATATGGTGGATAAAGCAGATCTGGAGGACAGAGCCATGCGTCTCGCAGCCGACAGTGGAAGAAAGGAACAGAAGAAAACACAGAAGAAGAACAGCAGCAGGACACAGAAGAGCTCGCAGCAGtag
- the LOC130244913 gene encoding LOW QUALITY PROTEIN: protein Z-dependent protease inhibitor-like (The sequence of the model RefSeq protein was modified relative to this genomic sequence to represent the inferred CDS: inserted 1 base in 1 codon), whose translation MEFRLLLVLISSCFLCFAEHKEHKPPDISHLAFRNTDFAMNLYRKISSFHDRNVVFSPLSVSTCFSALLLAAQGSTRTEILKGLNLEALDGGDPRRVPELFQQLHQNISLQMEQGTALFLDQRFHLQTNFSQQIQRFFNAEXLRVDFSKPAVCRSLINEFVSRKTGRKVLEMLESVEPLTQMMLLNTIFYKGDWERPFDPNNTEMSRFYVDKYNIVQVPMMMLEEKFSVAEDRDLRARVLRLPYRDGASMLILLPTAEADYTAIEDEISAERLHGWIKNMRRMKMEVHLPRFRMDQSYHMHELLPQLGISSVFQDSADLSGLSRDAHLKVSQVLHKAVIEVYEQGTSAASSTSVGITAYSLPDTFIINRPFFFFLYHEETASLLFMGRVIDPTLS comes from the exons ATGGAGTTCAGACTTCTGCTCGTCCTCATTTCCTCATGTTTTCTGTGCTTTGCTGAACATAAAGAGCACAAACCTCCTGATATCTCACATCTGGCCTTCAGAAACACAGACTTCGCCATGAACCTCTATCGCAAGATCTCCAGTTTTCATGACAGGAACGTGGTGTTCTCTCCGCTAAGCGTCTCCACGTGTTTCTCGGCGCTCCTGCTGGCGGCGCAGGGCTCCACGCGTACTGAGATACTGAAGGGTCTGAATCTGGAGGCTCTGGATGGAGGAGACCCCCGGCGGGTTCCTGAACTCTTCCAGCAGCTCCACCAGAACATCTCCCTGCAGATGGAGCAGGGCACAGCGCTCTTCCTGGACCAGCGCTTCCACCTGCAGACCAACTTCAGCCAGCAGATCCAGAGGTTCTTCAACGCGG GGCTCAGAGTGGACTTCAGCAAGCCTGCGGTTTGCAGGAGCCTCATCAATGAGTTCGTCAGCAGAAAGACCGGCCGTAAAGTGCTGGAGATGCTGGAGAGCGTGGAGCCGCTCACACAGATGATGCTCCTCAACACCATCTTCTACAAGG GTGATTGGGAACGTCCGTTCGACCCCAACAACACCGAAATGAGCCGCTTCTACGTGGACAAATACAACATCGTTCAGGTGCCAATGATGATGCTGGAGGAGAAGTTCTCTGTGGCGGAGGACCGGGATCTGCGCGCTCGAGTGCTGCGTCTGCCGTACCGCGATGGAGCCTCCATGCTGATCCTCCTGCCCACAGCTGAGGCAGACTACACCGCCATCGAGGACGAGATCAGCGCTGAGCGGCTCCACGGCTGGATCAAGAACATGAGGAGAAT GAAGATGGAGGTGCATCTGCCCCGCTTCCGGATGGATCAGTCGTACCATATGCATGAGCTCCTGCCTCAGCTGGGCATCAGCAGCGTCTTCCAGGACTCCGCAGATCTCAGCGGGCTAAGCAGAGACGCACATCTGAAGGTTTCTCAG GTTCTTCATAAGGCAGTGATAGAGGTGTATGAGCAGGGCACCAGCGCTGCCTCCTCCACATCAGTGGGCATCACGGCGTACTCTCTGCCGGACACCTTCATCATCAACAGacccttcttcttcttcctctacCACGAGGAGACCGCCAGCCTGCTGTTCATGGGCAGAGTCATCGACCCCACGCTTAGCTGA